Proteins found in one Fundidesulfovibrio terrae genomic segment:
- a CDS encoding tautomerase family protein, giving the protein MPLTHISVMRDLGSEEKIAVMNAVHSALVEAFGIPEPDRNIRIRSYAADEWLLPPGKSDRYVLVEVRAFTGRSAEAKGRLYALIVENLGKLGVPAGDVFVQVAEQPRENWGIRGGQRADLVDLGYAVKV; this is encoded by the coding sequence GTGCCGCTCACGCACATCAGCGTCATGAGGGATCTGGGGTCCGAGGAAAAAATCGCGGTTATGAACGCCGTGCACTCGGCCCTGGTGGAGGCCTTCGGCATCCCCGAACCGGACCGCAATATCCGCATCCGCAGCTACGCCGCGGACGAGTGGCTGCTGCCTCCGGGCAAATCCGACCGGTACGTGCTAGTGGAGGTCCGGGCCTTCACGGGCCGCAGCGCCGAGGCCAAGGGTCGGCTCTACGCCCTGATCGTCGAGAACCTCGGCAAGCTCGGCGTCCCGGCCGGGGACGTGTTCGTGCAGGTGGCCGAGCAGCCCCGCGAAAACTGGGGCATCCGGGGCGGCCAGAGGGCCGATCTGGTGGATTTGGGGTATGCGGTGAAGGTGTAA